One Bifidobacterium angulatum DSM 20098 = JCM 7096 DNA window includes the following coding sequences:
- a CDS encoding GmrSD restriction endonuclease domain-containing protein — MAISATEKPLSRVFMSDYRFTIPSFQRAYTWQAENILQLVCDLQDASASANTPYFLGSLILVRNGDCKYQVIDGQQRLISLSIIIAVLRELETDPVLLEELDELILEPGNKLRGITAEPRLRLRDRDAEFFRSYVQEGDLEGLFDLRDGDFETRAQYNISTNARQVFDELAKLDDDDRHRFASYLVNQVTLVIVTTDDLAGAHRIFDVMNMRGVPLTASDVFKAKVVAAMSPAARNVYAARWDDIMDPIGDDAQVLEEFFSDLHLVVSHKPMCTQLLEEFRKDVLSPYINEQHVISFIDELLAPYAMAWRVIDQPTDSTLPDDVVRQLVLLNDYPTSDWKTVAMWALVHSIGNLGNADVEIVTGSPTRGETEDKQTNREPIRMHDGTRLRTILQALERVTGVDSLNRQSPLVRRTRMANAIRGLDRGYTMPQNKGFLITDEDRRSALAHLRGELQTNPKMNRLLLIRANEQLAGGRITRPRSLNAMPILPDRVAKDSPFAAWPESVRDFWSARIGNLALTQANEQQLTPLQTFKERRDRMLMSASSKRFPLTEQLAHIDDCTAKTLQWRQDETIRLIAEFWNIRYDEGNTDLSVLDEQQLTHGSSSRTPNAKRVTIAQVLASGLLIAGETLVWERPRKGERWVATVTDDGRLRLEDGNEYSSPTAAARAVGGASAGLSVWKRTSDGCKLSEIWKTYRMQKR; from the coding sequence ATGGCGATCAGCGCAACCGAGAAACCGCTCAGCAGAGTATTCATGTCGGACTACCGGTTCACCATTCCGTCGTTCCAACGTGCATACACGTGGCAGGCGGAGAATATTCTGCAATTGGTCTGCGATCTGCAGGATGCGAGCGCTTCGGCGAATACGCCGTATTTTCTGGGTTCGCTGATTCTGGTAAGAAACGGCGACTGCAAGTATCAGGTCATCGACGGCCAGCAGCGTCTTATTTCCTTATCGATCATCATCGCGGTGCTTCGCGAGCTGGAAACCGACCCGGTATTGCTTGAGGAGCTTGACGAGCTGATTTTGGAGCCGGGCAATAAACTGCGCGGCATCACCGCCGAGCCACGTCTTCGGCTCCGCGACCGCGATGCCGAATTCTTCCGCAGCTATGTGCAGGAAGGCGACTTGGAGGGACTGTTCGATCTTCGGGATGGCGACTTCGAGACGCGCGCCCAATACAATATTTCGACCAATGCACGTCAGGTGTTCGACGAACTCGCCAAACTCGATGACGATGACCGTCATCGCTTCGCCTCATATCTGGTCAATCAGGTCACGTTGGTCATTGTGACCACCGACGATCTGGCCGGTGCGCACCGTATTTTCGATGTGATGAACATGCGCGGCGTGCCGCTGACCGCATCCGATGTGTTCAAGGCGAAGGTGGTTGCGGCAATGTCACCGGCGGCGAGGAACGTGTACGCCGCGCGCTGGGATGACATTATGGATCCGATTGGCGACGATGCCCAGGTGCTGGAGGAGTTCTTCTCGGATCTGCATCTTGTTGTTTCGCATAAGCCCATGTGCACGCAGCTGCTGGAGGAATTCCGCAAGGATGTGCTCAGCCCGTATATCAACGAGCAGCATGTTATTTCGTTCATCGATGAACTGCTTGCACCATATGCCATGGCCTGGCGCGTGATTGACCAGCCGACCGACAGCACGCTGCCGGATGATGTGGTCAGGCAGCTCGTACTGCTCAACGACTACCCTACCAGCGATTGGAAAACCGTTGCCATGTGGGCGCTGGTGCATTCCATTGGCAATCTGGGCAACGCCGATGTCGAGATCGTCACCGGTTCGCCTACCCGTGGCGAAACGGAAGACAAGCAGACGAACCGCGAGCCGATACGCATGCATGATGGCACACGTCTGAGAACGATTCTGCAGGCGTTGGAACGTGTGACCGGCGTCGACAGTCTGAACAGGCAAAGCCCGCTGGTGCGCCGGACGCGCATGGCCAATGCGATTCGTGGGCTTGACCGCGGGTATACGATGCCGCAGAACAAGGGCTTTCTTATTACCGACGAGGATCGCAGGTCGGCATTGGCGCATTTGCGCGGCGAATTGCAGACCAATCCGAAAATGAACCGCCTGCTGTTGATTCGTGCGAACGAGCAGCTGGCGGGCGGGCGCATCACACGCCCACGCAGCCTGAATGCTATGCCGATTCTGCCTGACCGTGTCGCCAAGGATTCACCGTTTGCCGCTTGGCCGGAATCAGTGCGCGATTTCTGGTCGGCTCGTATCGGCAATCTGGCGCTGACCCAAGCCAACGAGCAGCAGCTCACACCGCTTCAGACGTTCAAGGAACGCCGCGACCGCATGCTGATGTCCGCCAGTTCGAAACGGTTCCCATTGACCGAACAGCTTGCGCATATTGACGACTGCACGGCGAAGACGCTGCAATGGCGCCAGGACGAGACGATACGGCTGATCGCCGAATTCTGGAATATCCGCTATGACGAGGGCAATACCGATCTGTCGGTTCTCGATGAGCAGCAGTTGACCCACGGTTCTTCGTCCAGAACGCCGAATGCGAAGCGTGTGACCATCGCGCAGGTGCTGGCATCAGGCTTGCTGATCGCCGGCGAAACGCTGGTGTGGGAGCGTCCACGTAAGGGCGAGCGCTGGGTTGCAACCGTAACGGATGACGGCAGGCTCCGCTTGGAGGACGGTAACGAGTATTCCTCCCCCACCGCCGCCGCGCGTGCGGTCGGCGGAGCCAGCGCAGGACTGAGCGTGTGGAAGCGCACGTCCGATGGATGCAAGCTGAGCGAGATCTGGAAGACCTACCGCATGCAAAAGCGCTGA